In Nicotiana tabacum cultivar K326 chromosome 19, ASM71507v2, whole genome shotgun sequence, one DNA window encodes the following:
- the LOC107759347 gene encoding uncharacterized protein LOC107759347, whose product MFPFAIWPIWVNRNNNLFNNTTNKAFMQYAYKLAVEYKLLTEKETMPQQKIPILAKWLKPTCNHIKLNTDSSFNEETSTCGFGGLFGDNNGKWVLGFQGSLPGLSLLHAELMALKTSLYLAMEQGFTNLEVESDSTDVINCLQNGNTLLKNIIHKCRDLKTMHYTPPFVTAVLSSDYEGSI is encoded by the exons ATGTTTCCCTTTGCTATATGGCCTATTTGGGTTAATAGAAACAATAACCTTTTTAATAACACTACTAACAAAGCTTTTATGCAATATGCTTATAAGCTAGCAGTGGAATATAAACTCCTCACAGAAAAGGAAACTATGCCACAACAAAAAATTCCTATCTTGGCAAAATGGCTTAAACCTACTTGTAACCATATTAAGCTTAATACTGACAGCTCATTTAATGAAGAAACATCTACATGTGGCTTTGGTGGTCTATTCGGGGACAACAATGGTAAATGGGTGCTTGGGTTCCAGGGGTCTCTACCAGGCCTATCTCTCTTGCATGCTGAGCTGATGGCACTAAAGACAAGCCTATATCTTGCAATGGAACAAGGATTCACTAACTTAGAAGTGGAATCAGACTCGACGGATGTCATTAACTGCTTACAAAATGGTAACACGCTGCTTAAAAACATTATTCATAAATGCAG GGATCTCAAAACTATGCACTATACACCACCTTTTGTAACCGCCGTCTTATCCAGTGACTATGAAGGTTCTATCTAG